In Spirosoma pollinicola, the genomic window TTCTTGTCGTTGAGTAACAGCTTCTTTATAATCCGGACTTTACTTTCAGTCAGTTTATAATTACGCGTTTGACGGGGTAACTGGCGATTTTTGAGACTTGGGTTATTTCGATTATGCTCAATCATCTCTTCCTTCGTTACCCAGCGAAGATTCGGATAATAGTTGTTTTTCTTGTCGTGGTCGAGGTGAATGACGAACGTTTGCTCCGGTTGATCGCGCGTTAGAAAATGTTCGGCTACCAACTTATGCACATAACGGTTCAGCGTTTTGCCACCCGACCGAATATTCAATGAGCGGTATCCCTGAATAACGGAGCCTTTTATGAATTTACTGGTGGTTGGACTTGCAACCGTACCAGAGCGAGTTGCTGATGCCGATTGAAAACTACGTAATCGGCCATAATTTGAGACCTCGTAGTGCGGTGGATTTTCAATTCCCTCAAATACAATTGTTACCCACTTCTCGTTCCAAAAACTTTGGCTCTCTTTGACGTTCATGAATGAAGCAAATTTTTAGGCGCAGCTATTGTCAATAACGTACTACCGACCTGAATAAACGTACTTAACTGTGAAAAAGGAAAAGAGGCATGATGACAATATACGATAGTAGCTTGTTACCTTTCACTCTTGCCGGAGGCCCTTTATAATAGTATTAATGGACTCTTAACAAGAATAAGTTAAAATGGTTACCTGAATTTTCAGGGGAACAGAAAAACTTCTGACTACAAGTTGACCAATTCATAGTCAAGACATGCCCAAAATTGCCTTTTGACGACACTGTCTACAAGGATATAAAACTGATAGGCGACAGTTTTAGTTATTTGTAGAACTGCACAAACACCTAATGTGCAA contains:
- a CDS encoding HNH endonuclease; its protein translation is MNVKESQSFWNEKWVTIVFEGIENPPHYEVSNYGRLRSFQSASATRSGTVASPTTSKFIKGSVIQGYRSLNIRSGGKTLNRYVHKLVAEHFLTRDQPEQTFVIHLDHDKKNNYYPNLRWVTKEEMIEHNRNNPSLKNRQLPRQTRNYKLTESKVRIIKKLLLNDKNRLKMIAKQFGITHTQLNRIRSGENWKHVKID